The following coding sequences are from one Mesorhizobium onobrychidis window:
- a CDS encoding AsmA family protein has product MSSPLIRRGIWAIGVAVLVIALAVAALPLVASTRIVRDRIAWEMSAWSGFRVTIDGAPRIEVWPNFRAILSDVTLSQWTESDAPPVIEAERVEVNLSAMAALQGDVVFSTARLIRPTIRVQRAANGLFLPALPSGGRITRSIDIARAVVSANPAKPDLSKLPADPFGTVEFRNGRVVTSVDGKDAEILSSLSGQANWAAMNSNATLSATGIWRGESVAVDAASSNPLVLFGGGAAPMTLSFKAAPASFSFDGVASMSENAYFDGQAKFAAPSLRRVLEWSRAGIAPGAAIGSVSVSSKVTATSGRIKFENTEIALDDNPGMGALDFSFGEARPVIAGTLAFETLDLRSFLSAFTPLAPTSGAGPGEIDISVADRIDLDLRLSAAQATAGAIQLADVAAAAQVKNGLAVFDISDASAFGGNIQSSLRFDRKPGGTQVEIRLLASDIDGGAFGTAAGMTRLVPIGTGTVSVILKGPGRTWDSIFENADGSVSAKFGQGALSRFNLPAFLKHNEQGGFFALDDVSDGTLPIDGAELKASISNGVAKIDKAEANSAKYKIWLSGIASYAGRGLALSGGIIQADQPATQTNDQGPNQSSFFVGGTWSTPFISPISRGVSGG; this is encoded by the coding sequence ATGTCATCACCTTTGATCCGGCGCGGAATATGGGCGATCGGCGTTGCCGTGCTCGTCATCGCGCTGGCCGTTGCCGCCCTGCCACTGGTCGCCTCGACCCGCATCGTGCGCGACCGCATCGCCTGGGAAATGAGTGCATGGAGCGGTTTCAGGGTCACCATCGACGGCGCCCCGCGGATCGAGGTCTGGCCGAATTTCCGGGCCATCCTGTCCGACGTGACGCTTTCGCAATGGACAGAGAGCGACGCGCCGCCTGTGATCGAGGCCGAACGGGTCGAGGTCAATCTCTCGGCCATGGCGGCGTTGCAGGGCGATGTGGTGTTCTCGACGGCGCGGCTGATCCGGCCGACGATCAGGGTTCAACGCGCAGCAAATGGACTTTTCCTGCCCGCCCTGCCTTCAGGCGGACGCATCACGCGTTCCATCGACATCGCTCGCGCCGTGGTCAGCGCCAATCCAGCCAAGCCGGACCTGAGCAAGCTGCCGGCTGATCCGTTCGGCACCGTAGAGTTCAGGAACGGCCGCGTGGTGACCTCCGTCGATGGCAAGGACGCTGAGATACTGAGCAGCCTGAGCGGACAGGCGAACTGGGCCGCAATGAACAGCAATGCGACGCTGTCGGCAACCGGGATCTGGCGTGGCGAAAGCGTCGCCGTGGATGCCGCATCGTCGAACCCGCTGGTGCTGTTTGGGGGCGGTGCGGCGCCGATGACGCTTTCCTTCAAGGCGGCCCCTGCCAGTTTTTCCTTCGACGGCGTGGCCAGCATGTCCGAGAACGCCTATTTCGACGGCCAGGCGAAATTTGCCGCACCCTCGCTCAGGCGCGTGCTCGAATGGTCGCGGGCCGGCATCGCGCCGGGCGCGGCAATCGGCTCGGTTTCCGTTTCCAGCAAGGTCACGGCGACTTCCGGCCGCATTAAATTCGAAAACACCGAGATCGCTCTGGACGACAATCCTGGAATGGGTGCGCTGGACTTCTCCTTTGGCGAGGCGCGGCCGGTGATCGCCGGTACGCTCGCCTTCGAGACGCTCGACTTGCGGTCGTTTCTCTCCGCCTTCACACCCCTGGCGCCTACGAGCGGCGCTGGCCCCGGCGAAATCGACATAAGCGTCGCCGACCGGATCGATCTCGATCTCAGACTGTCGGCAGCGCAGGCCACCGCAGGCGCCATCCAGCTTGCCGACGTCGCTGCCGCCGCCCAGGTCAAGAACGGTCTTGCCGTCTTCGATATTTCCGATGCATCGGCCTTTGGCGGCAACATCCAGAGCAGTCTTCGTTTCGACCGCAAGCCGGGAGGCACGCAGGTCGAGATCAGGCTGCTCGCCTCCGACATTGATGGCGGGGCTTTTGGCACTGCAGCCGGAATGACGCGACTGGTGCCGATCGGCACGGGAACCGTTTCGGTCATCCTCAAGGGACCAGGCAGAACCTGGGATTCCATTTTCGAGAACGCCGACGGCTCGGTTTCGGCGAAATTCGGCCAGGGCGCGTTGAGCCGGTTCAATTTGCCGGCGTTTCTCAAACACAACGAACAGGGCGGGTTCTTCGCGCTCGACGATGTCTCCGACGGAACACTGCCGATCGATGGGGCCGAACTCAAGGCGAGCATTTCGAACGGTGTGGCGAAGATCGACAAGGCCGAAGCGAATTCGGCGAAGTACAAGATCTGGCTTTCCGGAATCGCCTCCTATGCCGGGCGCGGGCTGGCGCTGTCCGGCGGCATCATTCAGGCGGACCAGCCAGCCACGCAGACAAATGACCAGGGTCCCAACCAGTCTTCGTTCTTCGTCGGCGGAACGTGGAGCACGCCGTTCATTTCGCCGATAAGCCGCGGGGTTTCCGGCGGGTAG
- a CDS encoding ABC transporter permease codes for MNPTWSRFNITSIVLGFAFLYLPIVLLVIFSFNESKLVTVWGGFSTKWYVSLFHNQGLMDATWVTARVAVISATVATVLGTLAALTLTRYTRFKGRMLFSGMVFAPLVMPEVITGLSLLLLFVAVGLDRGFLTVTLAHITLTMCFVAVVVQSRLMTFDRSLEEAAMDLGAPPVKTFFQITLPVIMPAIVSGWMLAFTLSLDDLVIASFTSGPGATTLPMKIYSQVRLGVTPEINAACTILIAVVAVGVIIASLANKRREVQRQRDEQAAQRG; via the coding sequence ATGAACCCGACCTGGAGCCGCTTCAACATCACTTCGATCGTGCTGGGCTTTGCCTTTCTTTACCTGCCGATAGTCCTGCTCGTAATCTTCTCCTTCAACGAGTCGAAATTGGTCACCGTGTGGGGCGGCTTCTCGACCAAATGGTACGTCTCGCTGTTCCACAACCAGGGCCTCATGGACGCCACCTGGGTAACGGCCCGCGTCGCCGTCATCTCGGCCACCGTGGCGACCGTGCTCGGCACGCTGGCGGCTCTCACCTTGACGCGCTACACGCGCTTCAAGGGCCGGATGCTGTTTTCCGGCATGGTCTTTGCGCCGTTGGTCATGCCGGAAGTCATCACCGGCCTGTCGCTGCTGCTGCTCTTCGTCGCCGTCGGTCTCGACCGCGGCTTTCTCACCGTCACGCTTGCCCACATCACCCTGACCATGTGCTTCGTCGCCGTCGTCGTGCAGTCGCGCCTGATGACGTTCGATCGCTCGCTGGAAGAAGCCGCGATGGATCTTGGCGCGCCGCCGGTGAAGACCTTCTTCCAGATCACGCTGCCCGTCATCATGCCGGCGATCGTATCTGGCTGGATGCTGGCGTTCACATTGTCGCTCGACGATCTGGTCATTGCCAGCTTCACCTCAGGGCCCGGCGCCACCACGCTGCCGATGAAGATCTACAGCCAGGTTCGTCTCGGTGTGACGCCGGAGATCAACGCCGCCTGCACCATCCTGATCGCGGTCGTGGCGGTCGGCGTCATCATCGCTTCGCTCGCCAACAAGCGGCGCGAGGTACAGCGCCAGCGCGATGAGCAGGCCGCGCAGCGTGGGTGA